A single region of the Gossypium arboreum isolate Shixiya-1 chromosome 12, ASM2569848v2, whole genome shotgun sequence genome encodes:
- the LOC108477662 gene encoding uncharacterized mitochondrial protein AtMg00810-like produces MVYRLKKAFYLVSLGFNKSVSEPTLYVKKNQAEIQLIVSLYVDDLLVTGGDQDMLAEFKAKMKDMFEMSNLGLMTYFLGMEVLSKFSMENCKPTSTPIAVGMKLSSQGDHEPVNESIYMSLTFKQRKKVLRYIKGTLDYGVLFNKAESLKLRGYTDSDWASSSDDMKSTSGYAFTLGSTMFCWSSRK; encoded by the exons ATGGTGTACAGGCTTAAGAAGGCATT TTACTTGGTCAGTTTGGGATTTAACAAAAGTGTTAGTGAGCCAACACTATATGTCAAGAAGAATCAAGCTGAAATACAGCTTATTGTATCCCTCTATGTCGATGACCTTTTGGTGACTGGAGGAGATCAAGACATGTTGGCTGAATTCAAAGCCAAAATGAAGGACATGTTTGAAATGTCTAACTTGGGGCTAATGACATACTTTTTGGGAATGGAG GTTTTGTCCAAGTTCTCAATGGAGAATTGTAAGCCAACAAGCACTCCTATTGCTGTTGGAATGAAGCTGTCAAGCCAAGGAGATCATGAACCAGTCAATGAGTCTATCTACATGAGCCTA ACTTTCAAGCAAAGAAAGAAAGTGCTAAGGTACATCAAAGGCACTCTTGACTATGGTGTGTTATTCAACAAAGCTGAAAGTTTGAAGTTGAGAGGCTATACTGATAGTGACTGGGCTAGTTCAAGTGATGATATGAAAAGCACCTCTGGATATGCTTTTACCCTTGGCTCAACCATGTTTTGTTGGAGCTCAAGGAAATAA